From Thermodesulfovibrionales bacterium, the proteins below share one genomic window:
- a CDS encoding cytochrome c3 family protein yields the protein MKVSKIAIIFAAALFVLGLAGSSFAFHSGGVAECTGCHQMHNAATANLTIGVDPSSTCLECHGESGQSSYHVATKTSEMPAGTPPNNEGPGGDFGWLNKTYWPSVRNAVTTNYGQRHGHNIVAAGYDTGYLIADPDNNTAPGGTFPAGSLHCTSCHDMHGKGRWTTAGTYSKTSGAIYTSGSYGSLPSTFSTGELLSTGVYRLLRAGDTVDGVTFPATPPVAVVNSTYNRSEYYTQTRVAYGSGMSDFCGTCHPDMHSTAGILRHPQGTVMAGSIQANYNSYVKSGNMTGTGTNSYLSLVPFEEGLTYTTANINTLKSHAQTNDSNLNGPGTGTVPATATVMCVSCHRTHASAWENMFRWDPSQTTIVTAGAYPTGNSGQGYSATEASKGYYDYNTTKFSAYQRQLCNKCHAKD from the coding sequence ATGAAAGTTAGCAAGATAGCGATAATTTTTGCGGCAGCCCTCTTTGTTCTGGGGCTTGCAGGCAGCAGCTTCGCGTTCCATTCCGGCGGCGTCGCCGAGTGCACAGGCTGCCACCAGATGCACAATGCAGCTACCGCCAACCTGACCATCGGCGTTGATCCGAGCTCGACCTGTCTTGAGTGCCATGGCGAGTCAGGCCAGTCCAGCTACCATGTCGCCACTAAGACATCTGAAATGCCTGCGGGAACCCCGCCGAACAATGAAGGCCCCGGCGGTGACTTCGGCTGGCTGAACAAGACCTATTGGCCGTCTGTCCGTAATGCCGTAACCACCAACTACGGTCAGAGACACGGCCATAACATCGTAGCTGCTGGCTATGACACCGGATACCTCATAGCTGACCCTGATAACAATACTGCTCCTGGCGGCACGTTCCCGGCAGGATCTCTCCACTGCACCAGCTGCCATGACATGCACGGCAAGGGCCGTTGGACGACGGCAGGCACCTACAGCAAGACCAGCGGCGCTATCTACACCTCTGGTTCCTATGGTTCCTTACCGTCAACCTTCTCAACTGGTGAACTTTTGTCAACTGGCGTATACCGTCTGCTTCGTGCAGGAGACACTGTTGACGGCGTGACCTTCCCGGCCACCCCGCCGGTTGCGGTCGTAAACAGCACCTACAACAGGTCAGAGTACTACACCCAGACCCGCGTGGCCTACGGCTCAGGTATGTCCGATTTCTGCGGCACCTGCCATCCTGACATGCACAGCACGGCAGGCATACTCCGTCACCCGCAGGGTACGGTAATGGCCGGCTCGATACAGGCCAACTACAACAGCTATGTGAAGTCCGGTAACATGACGGGCACCGGGACCAACTCGTACCTGTCGCTTGTTCCGTTTGAAGAAGGCCTGACCTACACCACAGCCAACATCAATACCCTTAAGAGCCATGCCCAGACCAACGATTCCAACCTGAACGGTCCGGGTACCGGCACCGTGCCTGCAACAGCAACGGTTATGTGCGTCTCCTGCCACAGGACGCATGCGAGCGCATGGGAAAATATGTTCAGATGGGATCCCTCCCAGACGACCATCGTCACCGCTGGCGCGTATCCCACGGGTAACAGCGGCCAGGGCTATAGCGCAACGGAAGCCTCAAAAGGCTACTATGACTACAATACAACGAAGTTCTCAGCCTATCAGAGGCAGCTCTGCAACAAGTGCCACGCTAAAGACTAG
- a CDS encoding beta-propeller fold lactonase family protein, translating into MKRIALVLFFFVLLTGCQTMPVVARLSLENAGGFFLYVQPFPKEAERLRFSLEKVSALTTKGEEIPLSLAFKDFNADTLGRQRLLAFVALPPGEYGGLSFRVKNAGLKTQEGIASLIVPEGPVKVDFNFHVERKKAYVIQLALNYGEAINNVTFRPVFLASVSKMPLSGMTGYISNYGSDVVTVIDKKGVEASGAIATGRGPRAVVADPVRFKAYVAISDEDAVEVIDILTGNTINSARIAPGDDPREIALTRDGSMLLTANYGTRTVSFLDASNLVELQRIPVGDGPRSLLIDNSGKKAYVFNSYSNSMSIIDIARRTVVATLPLESSPVRGQFNSKGDRLYVIFSGSPYLVVLDVATLNVVRRAFIGMGAISMKVDTKTDLLYIGNRRDNSVTVYNPFTLTPSYSIRTGGPVGYMTIDGDENNLCLVMPEKNIVSIVNLISRKVVGEIEVAENPQWVSIIGER; encoded by the coding sequence GTGAAAAGAATAGCACTCGTTCTCTTTTTCTTTGTGTTGCTGACGGGATGCCAGACCATGCCTGTTGTGGCAAGGCTAAGTCTCGAAAACGCCGGCGGGTTCTTTCTCTATGTGCAGCCTTTCCCTAAGGAGGCGGAAAGGCTCAGGTTTTCGCTGGAAAAAGTCTCGGCGTTGACCACAAAGGGTGAGGAAATCCCCCTTTCCCTTGCATTCAAAGATTTTAATGCGGATACGCTGGGAAGGCAGCGCCTCCTTGCATTCGTCGCACTTCCTCCCGGTGAGTATGGGGGTTTATCCTTCCGAGTCAAGAACGCCGGGTTGAAGACGCAAGAGGGGATAGCTTCTCTTATTGTTCCCGAAGGCCCGGTGAAAGTGGACTTTAACTTCCATGTTGAGAGGAAAAAGGCGTATGTGATCCAACTCGCATTGAATTATGGTGAAGCGATAAATAACGTTACCTTCAGACCTGTGTTTCTCGCATCTGTCTCGAAGATGCCGCTGAGCGGTATGACCGGATATATTTCGAACTACGGCTCTGATGTCGTAACCGTTATTGACAAGAAAGGCGTTGAGGCTTCAGGTGCCATTGCTACGGGGAGGGGCCCGAGGGCCGTAGTGGCTGATCCGGTGCGCTTTAAGGCCTACGTGGCCATATCGGATGAGGATGCCGTTGAGGTCATCGATATTTTGACCGGCAATACGATCAACAGCGCCAGGATTGCGCCCGGCGACGACCCTCGCGAGATCGCCCTCACCCGTGACGGCAGCATGCTGCTTACCGCAAATTATGGAACGAGGACCGTAAGCTTTCTCGATGCTTCTAATCTTGTGGAGTTGCAAAGAATTCCTGTGGGTGACGGCCCTCGCTCGCTCCTGATCGACAACAGCGGCAAAAAGGCCTACGTCTTCAACAGTTATTCCAATAGCATGTCCATAATCGATATAGCACGCAGGACAGTTGTTGCAACTCTGCCACTGGAATCAAGCCCCGTGCGGGGGCAGTTTAACAGTAAGGGTGACCGGCTGTACGTGATATTTTCAGGCTCTCCCTACCTTGTCGTCCTTGACGTCGCCACCCTTAACGTCGTAAGGAGGGCGTTTATAGGGATGGGGGCGATCTCCATGAAGGTCGATACAAAGACTGATCTCCTTTACATCGGCAACAGGCGCGATAATTCTGTAACTGTCTATAATCCCTTCACCCTCACCCCTTCTTACAGCATCAGGACAGGAGGACCCGTAGGCTATATGACGATCGATGGAGATGAAAACAACCTTTGCCTTGTAATGCCGGAAAAGAATATTGTTTCGATTGTCAACCTTATCAGCAGGAAGGTCGTCGGTGAAATTGAAGTTGCTGAAAATCCCCAGTGGGTGAGCATTATAGGGGAGAGGTAG